One Spinacia oleracea cultivar Varoflay chromosome 4, BTI_SOV_V1, whole genome shotgun sequence DNA segment encodes these proteins:
- the LOC110803734 gene encoding pathogenesis-related protein PR-4: MERNSVLVSVVVCLALAVSCAAQSASNVRATYHLYNPQNIGWNYLTASVYCATWDANQPLSWRQRYGWTAFCGPAGPRGQASCGKCLRVTNMATGAATTVRIVDQCSNGGLDLDVNVFNQIDTNRQGHAQGHLRVNYQFVSC; the protein is encoded by the exons ATGGAGAGAAATAGTGTTTTAGTTAGTGTTGTGGTGTGCCTAGCATTAGCAGTTAGCTGTGCAGCACAAAGTGCAAGTAATGTAAGGGCAACTTACCATCTCTACAATCCACAAAACATTGGGTGGAATTATCTTACGGCAAGTGTGTATTGTGCAACATGGGACGCTAACCAGCCCTTGTCTTGGCGCCAACGTTATGGTTGGACCGCCTTCTGTGGCCCTGCTGGTCCTCGCGGTCAAGCTTCTTGTGGCAAATGTCTTAGG GTAACGAACATGGCAACTGGAGCTGCAACAACAGTGAGAATAGTTGATCAGTGCAGCAACGGAGGGTTAGACCTTGATGTTAACGTGTTTAATCAAATTGACACCAACCGTCAAGGCCATGCTCAAGGCCACCTTCGAGTTAATTACCAATTTGTTAGTTGCTAA